The Ancylobacter sp. WKF20 genome contains a region encoding:
- the ispH gene encoding 4-hydroxy-3-methylbut-2-enyl diphosphate reductase, with protein MPAAEKPHLRVLLCAPRGFCAGVVRAIDAVERALALYGPPVYVRHEIVHNKYVVEGLKAKGAVFVEELHEVPTGTAAPVIFSAHGVAKSVPEDAARRNFFAIDATCPLVTKVHREATVHHKKGREVVLIGHAGHPEVIGTMGQLPEGAVSLVETAEQARIFTPRDPENLAFTTQTTLSIDDTAEIVAILRERFPAMVAPHKEDICYATTNRQEAVKRVAPQVDAMIVVGAPNSSNSQRLREAAEREGCRIADLVQRASEIDWTRFTGIASLGITAGASAPEILVEEIIDAFAERYQVAVETVYTVNEDVFFPLPRQLRPDAAE; from the coding sequence ATGCCCGCCGCCGAGAAACCTCATCTGCGCGTTCTGCTCTGCGCCCCGCGCGGCTTCTGCGCCGGCGTGGTGCGCGCCATCGACGCGGTGGAGCGCGCGCTCGCCCTCTATGGCCCGCCGGTCTATGTCCGGCACGAGATCGTCCATAACAAATATGTGGTCGAGGGACTGAAGGCGAAAGGCGCGGTCTTCGTCGAGGAGCTGCATGAGGTGCCCACCGGGACGGCGGCGCCGGTGATCTTCTCGGCCCATGGCGTGGCCAAATCCGTTCCGGAGGATGCGGCGCGGCGCAATTTCTTCGCCATCGACGCCACCTGCCCGCTGGTGACCAAGGTTCACCGCGAGGCGACCGTGCATCACAAGAAAGGGCGCGAGGTCGTGCTGATCGGCCATGCCGGCCACCCGGAAGTGATCGGCACCATGGGCCAGCTGCCCGAGGGCGCGGTGTCGCTGGTCGAGACCGCCGAGCAGGCGCGCATCTTCACCCCGCGCGACCCGGAAAACCTCGCCTTCACCACCCAGACCACCCTCTCCATCGACGATACGGCGGAGATCGTCGCGATCCTGCGCGAGCGTTTCCCCGCGATGGTGGCGCCGCACAAGGAAGACATCTGCTACGCCACCACTAACCGGCAGGAGGCGGTCAAGCGCGTCGCCCCGCAGGTGGACGCGATGATCGTGGTCGGTGCGCCGAACTCGTCCAACTCGCAGCGCCTGCGCGAGGCCGCCGAGCGCGAGGGCTGCCGCATCGCCGATCTCGTGCAGCGCGCCAGCGAGATCGACTGGACCCGCTTCACCGGCATCGCCTCGCTCGGCATCACCGCCGGGGCCTCGGCGCCGGAGATTCTGGTTGAGGAAATCATCGACGCCTTCGCCGAGCGCTATCAGGTCGCGGTCGAGACCGTGTACACGGTGAATGAGGACGTGTTCTTCCCGCTGCCCCGGCAGCTTCGCCCCGACGCCGCCGAATAG
- a CDS encoding ribbon-helix-helix domain-containing protein, translating into MKSPVVKRSIVIAGHKTSVSLEDQFWDALKEIAASRRTTLSEIVASIDSGRNQGNLSSAIRLYVLAYYRNPTSGREQVEHASNGSHMRSTVA; encoded by the coding sequence ATGAAGAGTCCCGTGGTCAAGCGATCCATTGTTATCGCAGGACACAAGACAAGCGTAAGTCTGGAAGATCAGTTCTGGGATGCGCTGAAGGAAATAGCGGCAAGCCGTCGCACGACGCTGTCGGAAATTGTGGCCTCGATCGATTCGGGTCGCAATCAGGGCAACCTGTCGTCGGCGATCCGGCTCTATGTGCTGGCCTATTACCGCAACCCGACATCGGGGCGCGAACAGGTCGAGCACGCGAGTAATGGTTCACATATGCGCTCTACCGTTGCGTAA
- a CDS encoding YceI family protein codes for MRRWFLAALAAATLGALSPAQAQDAAQRPGQPDVARISGGTYEVDANHTQVIWSVDHLGFTPLSGMFGRMSGTLLLDPKAPDMARLAITIPMEGLVVTSPRFAEHLASAEFFDAAKFPTATFTSTRVTVRGTQATIEGDLTLHGVTRPVTLEARFIGAGYNPQHKAENVGFTATANVKRSDFGLGEAVPMVSDEVTLTIVGAFKKRPS; via the coding sequence ATGAGGCGTTGGTTTCTCGCGGCACTGGCGGCGGCAACGCTGGGCGCGCTGAGCCCGGCACAGGCGCAGGATGCCGCGCAGCGGCCCGGCCAGCCGGATGTCGCCCGCATCAGCGGCGGCACCTATGAGGTCGACGCCAACCACACGCAGGTGATCTGGTCGGTCGATCATCTCGGCTTCACCCCGCTCAGCGGCATGTTCGGACGGATGAGCGGCACGCTGCTGCTCGACCCCAAGGCGCCCGACATGGCCAGGCTCGCCATCACCATCCCGATGGAGGGATTGGTCGTCACCTCGCCGCGCTTTGCCGAGCACCTCGCCTCCGCCGAGTTCTTCGACGCGGCGAAATTCCCCACCGCGACGTTCACATCCACGCGCGTGACGGTGCGTGGCACGCAGGCCACGATCGAGGGCGATCTGACCCTGCACGGCGTCACGCGGCCCGTGACGCTCGAGGCCCGCTTCATCGGCGCGGGCTATAACCCCCAGCACAAGGCGGAGAATGTCGGCTTCACCGCCACGGCAAACGTGAAGCGCAGCGATTTCGGGCTGGGCGAGGCGGTGCCCATGGTGTCGGACGAGGTGACGCTCACCATCGTCGGCGCGTTCAAGAAGCGGCCCTCTTAA
- a CDS encoding NAD(P)/FAD-dependent oxidoreductase, whose product MSGHHEVIVVGAGAAGLAAGARLHQAGVDVLVVEAAPRTGGRAFTDSSTFGVAWDRGCHWLHSASVNPLRQAADELGIPYMVRTNRQARATHLGERWADEVERVSIWQAIDGMFTAVHQAGDEGRDIAASAVIDTATPWLRLTRHWLNLMTATEAERVSTLDYAAYSDTVENYPVASGYGDLVQAVARRAAPALPILTNCPVATVDWSGAGVALDTPRGRLTARAVIIAVPTPVIARGGLAFAPHLPVDLAEAFAALPLGAAEKVAVHFDRDVFGLPPTTYIDTLDLRDPARHPINFTLNPFGAPMAIGQLAGDNAARLVAAGPKAMEDFALAALTDAFGADIRRHVTGVATTDWVADPLIGGAYSCALPSLAPMRARLRQSLADRVFFAGEAVSAHAYSTAHGAHLTGLAAADAALAQLTGRAA is encoded by the coding sequence GTGAGCGGCCATCATGAGGTGATCGTCGTCGGGGCCGGCGCTGCCGGTCTCGCGGCGGGGGCCCGGCTTCATCAGGCCGGCGTCGATGTGCTGGTGGTCGAGGCGGCGCCGCGCACCGGCGGACGGGCCTTTACCGATAGCTCGACCTTCGGCGTCGCCTGGGACCGCGGCTGCCACTGGCTGCATTCGGCCTCGGTCAACCCGCTGCGCCAGGCCGCCGACGAACTCGGCATCCCCTATATGGTCCGCACCAACCGGCAGGCGCGGGCGACGCATCTGGGGGAGCGTTGGGCCGATGAGGTGGAGCGTGTGTCCATCTGGCAGGCCATTGACGGCATGTTCACCGCCGTTCACCAGGCCGGCGACGAGGGCCGCGACATCGCCGCGAGCGCGGTGATCGACACCGCCACGCCTTGGCTGCGGCTGACCCGCCACTGGCTCAACCTGATGACCGCCACCGAGGCGGAGCGGGTCTCCACCCTCGACTACGCCGCCTATTCCGACACGGTGGAAAACTACCCCGTCGCCAGCGGCTATGGCGACCTCGTCCAGGCGGTCGCGCGCCGCGCCGCGCCGGCGCTGCCGATCCTCACCAACTGCCCGGTCGCGACCGTCGACTGGTCCGGCGCCGGTGTCGCGCTCGACACGCCACGCGGCCGGCTCACGGCGCGGGCCGTCATCATCGCCGTGCCGACCCCGGTGATCGCGCGCGGCGGCCTCGCCTTCGCCCCGCATCTGCCGGTGGACCTAGCGGAAGCCTTCGCGGCGCTGCCGCTGGGCGCGGCGGAGAAGGTGGCCGTTCATTTCGACCGCGACGTGTTCGGCCTGCCGCCGACCACCTATATCGACACGCTCGATTTGCGCGATCCCGCCCGGCACCCGATCAACTTCACCCTCAATCCGTTCGGTGCGCCGATGGCGATCGGCCAGCTGGCCGGCGACAATGCCGCCCGGCTCGTCGCCGCCGGGCCGAAGGCGATGGAGGACTTCGCCCTCGCCGCGCTTACGGACGCCTTTGGCGCCGATATTCGCCGCCATGTGACGGGTGTCGCCACCACGGACTGGGTGGCGGACCCGCTGATCGGCGGCGCCTATAGCTGCGCACTGCCGAGCCTCGCCCCTATGCGCGCGCGGCTGCGGCAATCGCTAGCCGATCGCGTCTTCTTCGCCGGTGAGGCGGTCTCCGCCCACGCCTATTCCACCGCCCATGGCGCGCATCTGACCGGCCTCGCGGCCGCCGACGCGGCGCTGGCGCAGCTCACGGGCCGGGCGGCGTGA
- a CDS encoding dihydrofolate reductase has product MSAPGGPLLTLVVAVAENGVIGRGEDLPWHISGDLKRFRAITWGKPILMGRRTFQSIGRPLPGRTSVVITRDAGFAAPDGVIVVPSLEAALAAGAAEAARLGVDEMAVVGGAQIYAQALPLAQRLRLTQVHGQPEGDVHFPPFEPADWHETYREGPLQGEKDEFAFSFVDYDRA; this is encoded by the coding sequence GTGAGCGCGCCCGGCGGGCCCTTGCTCACCCTCGTCGTCGCGGTCGCCGAGAATGGCGTGATCGGGCGCGGCGAGGACCTGCCCTGGCACATTTCCGGCGATCTCAAGCGCTTTCGCGCGATCACCTGGGGCAAGCCGATCCTAATGGGGCGGCGCACCTTCCAGTCCATCGGCCGGCCGCTGCCGGGGCGCACCAGCGTGGTCATCACCCGCGACGCGGGCTTTGCCGCGCCGGACGGCGTCATAGTCGTGCCGTCGCTGGAGGCGGCGCTGGCGGCGGGCGCGGCGGAGGCGGCACGGCTCGGCGTTGACGAGATGGCGGTGGTGGGCGGCGCGCAGATCTACGCGCAGGCCCTGCCGCTGGCGCAGCGGCTGCGGCTGACGCAGGTCCATGGCCAGCCCGAAGGCGACGTGCATTTCCCGCCCTTCGAGCCCGCCGACTGGCACGAGACTTATCGCGAGGGCCCGCTACAGGGCGAGAAGGACGAATTCGCCTTCAGCTTCGTCGATTACGACCGGGCCTGA
- a CDS encoding DUF4169 family protein has protein sequence MSDIVNLHRHRKRIAREEAEQKAAARRLEFGRTKAQRATEAASERRKEMSLDGHKRVREGET, from the coding sequence ATGTCGGACATCGTGAATCTTCACCGCCATCGAAAGCGGATTGCGCGCGAAGAGGCGGAACAAAAAGCCGCCGCCCGACGTTTGGAGTTCGGCCGCACAAAGGCCCAGCGTGCAACGGAAGCGGCCTCAGAGCGAAGGAAAGAAATGTCGCTGGACGGGCACAAGCGAGTTCGAGAGGGCGAGACATGA
- a CDS encoding tetratricopeptide repeat protein codes for MRALSVVSPLAVALAASLIGLPAAAETTGRVPLLLIQSPAAPAPDAHAAPGKDGPGKPNAGTDLPGKGPPVQVEIPKAKEAPAEGEGRSTTSPVESATAEPDRAKRLDALFAALKAAPDEESAKQIAARIDIALTPSGSDTADLLMNRAAQATEAKDYDLAIQLLDGVLAVAPDHLEAWNKRATVFYLKQDFSDALLDLRQVVAREPRHYGAWAGIAIICKEIGDEKHALEAARQALAAYPHLDEVGEMEEELSLTVEGRPI; via the coding sequence ATGCGCGCCCTTTCTGTTGTCTCGCCCCTTGCCGTCGCCCTCGCCGCCTCGCTGATCGGCCTTCCCGCCGCGGCCGAGACGACCGGCCGCGTGCCGCTTCTCCTCATCCAGTCGCCCGCCGCACCGGCCCCGGACGCTCATGCTGCGCCGGGCAAGGATGGGCCGGGCAAACCGAATGCCGGCACGGATCTGCCGGGCAAGGGCCCGCCCGTTCAGGTCGAGATTCCCAAGGCCAAGGAAGCGCCGGCCGAGGGCGAAGGGCGCAGCACCACCTCCCCGGTCGAGAGCGCCACGGCTGAGCCCGACCGCGCCAAGCGGCTCGACGCCCTGTTCGCGGCGCTGAAGGCGGCGCCGGACGAGGAATCCGCCAAGCAGATCGCCGCCCGCATCGACATCGCGCTCACGCCCTCGGGCAGCGACACGGCGGATCTCTTGATGAACCGGGCGGCCCAGGCCACCGAGGCGAAGGATTATGACCTCGCCATCCAGCTGCTCGACGGCGTGCTTGCCGTGGCGCCCGACCATCTGGAAGCCTGGAACAAGCGGGCGACCGTGTTCTATCTCAAGCAGGACTTCTCCGACGCGCTGCTCGATCTGCGGCAGGTCGTGGCGCGCGAGCCGCGCCATTACGGCGCCTGGGCTGGCATCGCCATCATCTGCAAGGAGATCGGCGACGAGAAACACGCGCTCGAGGCCGCCCGTCAGGCGCTCGCCGCCTATCCTCACCTCGACGAGGTCGGCGAGATGGAGGAGGAACTGTCCCTCACCGTCGAGGGCCGGCCGATCTGA
- a CDS encoding thymidylate synthase translates to MRQYHELLERVLREGVRKDDRTGTGTVSVFGHQMRFDLGEGFPLVTTKKLHLRSIIHELLWFLAGDTNIAYLKENGVSIWDEWADDKGDLGPVYGHQWRSWPDGKGGVIDQIAQVVADIRRNPDSRRLIVSAWNPADVPQMALPPCHLLFQFYVAEGRLSCQLYQRSADIFLGVPFNIASYALLTHMVAQVTGLKPGDFVHTLGDAHIYMNHMEQVHEQLSRSPRALPSLRLNPAVDDLFAFRFADIAIENYDPHPAIKAPVAV, encoded by the coding sequence ATGCGGCAATATCACGAGCTTCTGGAACGCGTGCTGCGCGAGGGCGTCCGCAAGGATGACCGCACCGGCACCGGCACGGTCTCGGTCTTCGGCCATCAGATGCGCTTCGATCTCGGTGAGGGCTTTCCGCTCGTCACCACCAAGAAGCTGCACCTGCGCTCGATCATCCACGAGCTGCTGTGGTTCCTCGCTGGCGACACCAACATCGCCTATCTCAAGGAAAACGGCGTTTCGATCTGGGATGAGTGGGCCGACGACAAGGGCGATCTTGGCCCGGTCTATGGCCATCAGTGGCGCTCCTGGCCGGACGGCAAGGGCGGGGTGATCGACCAGATCGCGCAGGTCGTCGCCGATATCCGCCGCAACCCCGATTCACGCCGCCTGATCGTCTCGGCCTGGAACCCGGCGGATGTGCCGCAAATGGCGCTGCCGCCCTGCCACCTGCTGTTCCAGTTCTATGTCGCCGAGGGACGGCTCTCCTGCCAGCTTTACCAGCGCTCGGCCGACATCTTCCTCGGCGTGCCCTTCAACATCGCCTCCTATGCGCTACTGACCCATATGGTGGCGCAGGTGACGGGGCTGAAGCCGGGCGATTTCGTCCATACGCTCGGCGACGCGCACATCTACATGAACCATATGGAGCAGGTGCACGAGCAGCTCTCGCGCAGCCCGCGCGCCCTGCCGAGCTTGAGACTCAACCCGGCGGTGGACGACCTGTTCGCCTTCCGCTTCGCGGATATCGCCATCGAGAATTACGACCCGCACCCCGCCATCAAGGCGCCGGTGGCGGTCTGA
- the fumC gene encoding class II fumarate hydratase → MSSTRIETDTFGPIEVASDKYWGAQAQRSLGNFKIGWEKQPLPIVHALGVIKRAAAETNRDLGHLDPKLADAIIAAAQEVIDGKLDAHFPLSVWQTGSGTQTNMNANEVISNRAIEILGGEKGSKKPVHPNDHVNMSQSSNDTYPTAMHVAASVEVVKTLLPALTHLRDALAAKSKAWEHIIKIGRTHTQDATPLTLGQEFSGYTQQVTNGIARIEQTLPALMELAQGGTAVGTGLNAPIGFAEKVAERIAAITGLPFTTAPNKFEALAAHDAMVFTHGAINTVAVSLFKIANDIRLLGSGPRSGLGELALPENEPGSSIMPGKVNPTQCEALTQVCVQVFGNNAALSFAGSQGHFELNVYNPVMAYNFLQSARLLADAAVSFTDNCVVGIEAREDNIKAALERSLMLVTALAPKIGYDNAAKIAKTAHKNGTTLRDEAVGGGYVTNEEFDAVVRPEKMISPG, encoded by the coding sequence ATGAGCAGCACCCGCATCGAGACCGATACGTTCGGGCCCATCGAGGTGGCGAGCGACAAATATTGGGGCGCGCAGGCGCAGCGCTCGCTCGGCAATTTCAAGATCGGCTGGGAAAAGCAGCCGCTGCCCATCGTCCACGCGCTCGGCGTCATCAAGCGGGCGGCGGCGGAAACCAACCGCGACCTCGGCCATCTCGACCCCAAGCTGGCGGATGCCATCATCGCCGCCGCGCAGGAGGTGATCGACGGCAAGCTCGACGCGCATTTCCCGCTTTCGGTCTGGCAGACCGGCTCGGGCACGCAGACCAACATGAACGCCAATGAGGTGATCTCGAACCGCGCGATCGAGATTCTCGGCGGGGAGAAGGGCTCGAAGAAGCCGGTTCACCCGAATGACCACGTCAATATGAGCCAGTCGTCGAACGATACCTACCCGACCGCCATGCATGTCGCGGCGTCGGTGGAGGTCGTTAAGACGCTCCTTCCCGCGCTCACCCATCTGCGCGACGCGCTCGCCGCCAAGTCCAAGGCGTGGGAGCACATCATCAAGATCGGCCGCACCCACACGCAGGACGCGACCCCGCTCACGCTCGGCCAGGAATTCTCCGGCTATACCCAGCAGGTGACGAACGGCATTGCGCGCATCGAGCAGACGTTGCCGGCGCTGATGGAACTCGCCCAGGGCGGCACCGCCGTCGGCACCGGGCTGAACGCTCCCATCGGCTTTGCCGAGAAGGTAGCCGAACGCATCGCCGCCATCACCGGCCTGCCCTTCACCACCGCGCCGAACAAGTTCGAGGCGCTCGCCGCGCATGACGCGATGGTGTTCACCCATGGCGCGATCAACACGGTGGCGGTGTCGCTGTTCAAGATCGCCAACGACATCCGCCTGCTCGGCTCCGGCCCGCGCTCGGGCCTTGGCGAGCTCGCTTTGCCGGAGAACGAGCCGGGCTCCTCGATCATGCCGGGCAAGGTGAACCCGACCCAGTGCGAGGCGCTGACGCAGGTGTGCGTGCAGGTGTTCGGCAACAACGCCGCGCTTAGCTTCGCCGGCAGCCAGGGCCATTTCGAGCTGAACGTCTACAACCCCGTGATGGCTTATAACTTCCTCCAGTCGGCGCGCCTGCTGGCGGATGCGGCGGTCAGCTTTACCGACAATTGCGTCGTCGGCATCGAGGCCCGCGAGGACAACATCAAGGCGGCGCTGGAGCGCTCGCTGATGCTGGTGACGGCGCTGGCGCCGAAGATCGGCTACGACAACGCCGCCAAGATCGCCAAGACCGCGCACAAGAACGGCACCACGCTGCGCGATGAGGCTGTCGGTGGTGGCTACGTCACCAATGAAGAGTTTGATGCTGTTGTCCGCCCGGAGAAGATGATCTCGCCGGGTTAA
- the rnhA gene encoding ribonuclease HI encodes MFGDDAKPPQEPPKGIVAIWTDGACSGNPGPGGWGAILRYAGTEKELCGGDSPTTNNRMELMAAISSLEALKRPCTVDLHTDSEYLRNGVTKWMAGWKRNGWRTADKKPVKNVDLWERLELAIARHEIRWHWVKGHAGDPMNERADELARAGMAPFKAGRGMG; translated from the coding sequence ATCTTCGGCGACGACGCCAAGCCGCCCCAGGAACCGCCGAAAGGCATCGTTGCGATCTGGACCGACGGCGCGTGCTCCGGCAATCCCGGCCCCGGCGGCTGGGGGGCGATCCTGCGCTATGCGGGGACGGAGAAAGAGCTTTGCGGCGGCGATTCCCCGACCACCAACAACCGCATGGAGCTGATGGCGGCGATTTCGTCGTTGGAAGCGTTGAAGCGCCCCTGCACGGTCGATTTGCACACCGACAGCGAATATCTGCGCAACGGCGTCACCAAATGGATGGCCGGCTGGAAGCGCAATGGCTGGCGCACGGCGGACAAGAAGCCGGTGAAGAATGTCGACCTGTGGGAGCGCCTCGAACTCGCCATCGCCCGCCACGAGATCCGCTGGCACTGGGTGAAGGGCCATGCGGGCGACCCGATGAATGAGCGCGCGGACGAGCTGGCCCGCGCCGGCATGGCGCCCTTCAAGGCCGGGCGGGGCATGGGATAA
- a CDS encoding ClpXP protease specificity-enhancing factor SspB, translating to MSVDLIRYDLLVQDALRAVVRRVLVDVARDGLPGDHHLYISFDTTNLGVRLSPRLKERYPEEMTIVLQHQFWDLIVTEAYFEVGLSFNGIPERLHVPFDSLKGFFDPSVKFGLQFEPSGAAEEDEEVEAAPAPAAAPTPIGVPRPTSVPSTRAPSAGEAKPPRPAKVEAVKAEPVRPVAAKPAESAGKPVSAAKPAKSDAAKAEAPKDAPKPNAGKAEAAKPAAAATEAEADGETKGAQVVRLDAFRKK from the coding sequence ATGAGCGTCGATCTTATTCGCTATGATTTGTTGGTTCAGGACGCGCTGCGCGCCGTGGTGCGCCGCGTCCTCGTGGACGTCGCGCGCGACGGTCTGCCTGGCGACCATCACCTGTACATCTCCTTCGACACGACGAACCTGGGCGTGCGCCTCTCGCCGCGCCTCAAGGAACGCTATCCCGAGGAGATGACGATCGTTCTCCAGCATCAGTTCTGGGATCTGATCGTCACCGAGGCCTATTTCGAGGTCGGGCTGTCCTTCAACGGCATACCCGAGCGGCTGCATGTGCCGTTCGACAGCCTCAAGGGCTTCTTCGACCCTTCGGTGAAGTTCGGCCTTCAGTTCGAGCCCTCGGGCGCGGCGGAGGAGGACGAGGAGGTCGAGGCCGCACCGGCTCCGGCGGCCGCGCCGACACCGATTGGTGTCCCGCGTCCCACCTCGGTGCCGTCGACGCGCGCGCCCTCCGCGGGCGAGGCAAAGCCGCCGCGCCCCGCCAAGGTCGAGGCTGTCAAGGCGGAGCCTGTGCGCCCGGTGGCGGCCAAACCGGCCGAGTCCGCCGGCAAGCCCGTTTCGGCCGCGAAGCCCGCCAAATCGGATGCAGCCAAGGCGGAAGCTCCCAAGGATGCCCCCAAGCCTAACGCCGGCAAGGCAGAGGCCGCCAAACCCGCCGCTGCGGCGACGGAGGCGGAGGCCGATGGCGAGACGAAGGGCGCGCAGGTCGTGCGCCTCGATGCCTTCCGCAAGAAGTAG
- the ykgO gene encoding type B 50S ribosomal protein L36 — translation MKIRNSLKSLLGRHRDNRLVRRKGRVYIINKTQKRFKARQG, via the coding sequence ATGAAGATCCGCAACTCGCTCAAGTCGCTGCTCGGCCGTCACCGCGACAACCGTCTGGTGCGCCGCAAGGGCCGCGTCTACATCATCAACAAGACCCAGAAGCGCTTCAAGGCCCGCCAGGGCTGA
- a CDS encoding homoserine kinase, which produces MAVYTDVTPEELEAFLATYELGRLRAFKGIAEGVENSNYLLQTEAGSFILTLYEKRVNPADLPFFIGLMEHLASRGIDCPQPVRNRAGVALGTLAGRPALIATFLMGTSVRRPTAANCAALGTALAGLHKAGADFTAFSRVNALSVAGWRPLYDAAGERADTVAAGLRALIADELALLEGAWPTGLPAGVIHADLFPDNVFFTDGRLSGLIDFYFACNDLLAYDLAICLNAWCFEPDGAYNLTKGRAMIAAYQAERALSEAEIAALPVLARGAALRFLLTRLVDWLNVPPGALVRPHDPLEYLRKLRFHRSVESPRDYGVMGPAA; this is translated from the coding sequence ATGGCCGTCTATACCGATGTGACCCCGGAAGAGCTCGAAGCCTTCCTCGCGACCTATGAGCTCGGCCGTCTGCGCGCCTTCAAGGGCATCGCGGAAGGGGTGGAGAACTCGAACTATCTGCTCCAGACCGAGGCCGGCAGTTTCATCCTCACCCTCTATGAGAAGCGGGTGAACCCGGCGGACCTGCCCTTCTTCATCGGGCTGATGGAGCATCTGGCGAGCCGGGGCATCGACTGCCCGCAGCCGGTGCGCAACCGCGCGGGCGTCGCGCTCGGCACGCTCGCCGGCCGCCCGGCGCTCATCGCCACCTTTCTCATGGGCACCTCGGTGCGCCGGCCGACCGCCGCCAATTGCGCCGCGCTCGGCACCGCGCTCGCCGGCCTGCACAAGGCGGGGGCGGATTTCACTGCCTTTTCCCGCGTCAACGCGCTCTCGGTCGCCGGCTGGCGCCCGCTCTATGACGCGGCGGGCGAGCGCGCGGATACCGTGGCGGCGGGCCTGCGCGCGCTGATCGCCGACGAACTCGCCTTGCTGGAAGGCGCCTGGCCCACCGGCCTGCCGGCGGGCGTCATCCATGCCGACCTGTTCCCGGACAATGTGTTCTTCACCGATGGCCGGCTGTCGGGGCTGATCGACTTCTATTTCGCCTGCAACGACCTGCTCGCCTACGACCTTGCCATCTGCCTCAATGCCTGGTGCTTCGAGCCCGACGGCGCCTACAACCTGACCAAGGGCCGGGCGATGATCGCCGCCTATCAGGCCGAGCGGGCGCTGAGCGAGGCCGAGATCGCCGCGCTGCCGGTGCTGGCGCGCGGGGCGGCGCTGCGCTTCCTGCTGACGCGCCTCGTCGACTGGCTCAACGTGCCGCCCGGCGCGCTGGTGCGCCCGCACGACCCGCTGGAATATCTGCGCAAGCTGCGCTTCCACCGCTCCGTCGAGAGCCCGCGCGATTACGGCGTGATGGGGCCTGCGGCGTGA
- a CDS encoding GNAT family N-acetyltransferase, producing MSLSIRPATPADAALILAFVRELADYEKLLHEVEAGLADIERDLFGPNPRVFCDIAEWDGAPAGFALWFYNYSTFRGRHGLYVEDLYVRPAYRGRGITRALMRHLARRCVEEGLGRFEWWVLNWNEPAIRFYRSIGAAPMDEWTVQRVTGDALKALAEG from the coding sequence ATGAGCCTGTCCATCCGCCCGGCCACACCGGCCGATGCCGCGTTGATCCTCGCTTTCGTCCGCGAACTCGCCGATTACGAGAAGCTGCTGCACGAGGTTGAGGCGGGCCTTGCCGATATCGAGCGCGACCTGTTCGGACCGAACCCCCGCGTGTTCTGCGACATCGCGGAATGGGACGGCGCGCCGGCCGGCTTCGCCCTGTGGTTCTACAATTACTCGACCTTCCGCGGCCGCCACGGGCTCTATGTGGAAGACCTGTATGTCCGGCCGGCCTATCGCGGGCGCGGCATCACGCGGGCGCTGATGCGCCACCTCGCGCGGCGTTGCGTCGAGGAGGGTCTCGGGCGCTTCGAGTGGTGGGTGCTCAACTGGAACGAACCCGCCATCCGCTTCTACCGGTCCATCGGCGCAGCGCCGATGGACGAATGGACGGTGCAGCGCGTCACCGGCGACGCGCTGAAGGCTCTGGCGGAAGGCTGA
- a CDS encoding Spy/CpxP family protein refolding chaperone produces MKRTIIAATAAALLASAAFGVAAPNFKGDGPRLTPQQMAENAGAMSDAHIAALKAGLKLTPEQDKLWPALEAALRDYSQQRIDRRLEHREERAEQKGPGDRPDVIVRLRERADGMLERGEGLKKVVDAADPLFKTLDDQQQRRFAILFKQVEGPRMARWDRHHGPHGGPGRGGPDRGGPDWGGPGFHPMPPGGPGGPGGPDGEPL; encoded by the coding sequence ATGAAACGCACAATCATTGCCGCGACCGCCGCCGCCCTGCTTGCCAGTGCCGCCTTCGGTGTGGCCGCGCCGAACTTCAAGGGCGACGGTCCCCGACTGACCCCGCAGCAGATGGCGGAAAATGCCGGCGCGATGAGCGACGCCCATATCGCCGCGCTCAAGGCCGGGCTGAAGCTCACCCCCGAGCAGGACAAGCTCTGGCCGGCGCTGGAAGCGGCGCTGCGCGACTATTCCCAGCAGCGCATCGACCGGCGGCTGGAACACCGCGAGGAGCGCGCCGAACAGAAGGGCCCCGGCGATCGGCCGGACGTCATCGTGCGGCTGCGTGAGCGCGCCGATGGCATGCTGGAGCGTGGCGAGGGCCTGAAGAAGGTGGTGGATGCCGCCGATCCGCTGTTCAAGACGCTCGACGATCAGCAGCAGCGTCGCTTCGCCATCCTGTTCAAGCAGGTCGAGGGGCCGCGCATGGCGCGCTGGGACCGTCATCACGGCCCGCATGGCGGCCCCGGACGCGGTGGCCCGGACCGTGGTGGTCCCGATTGGGGCGGTCCCGGCTTCCACCCGATGCCTCCTGGAGGGCCGGGCGGCCCTGGTGGCCCCGACGGCGAGCCGCTCTGA